From Drosophila nasuta strain 15112-1781.00 chromosome X, ASM2355853v1, whole genome shotgun sequence, one genomic window encodes:
- the LOC132795804 gene encoding eukaryotic translation initiation factor 5B-like translates to MENLIEKQLLDVAEKLTELVAENKEAATAKVESEVESEVESEVQIKLEPLEEIEVHSVQEEEVKLQLDDEAGKLNVEILIENKEIKTETETENEEESFESADEAGQLNVKILIEIKEIKTETENEEESFESADEASTFLTPTSSRSRSRSRSSTPESSPMRPIITSPVPRRQPPPKVEELSETSESSMENEQEEEEGDETFVKKEPDVDDSENKLVIDENNEIESKPDSNKKVEAKEMADAAGEIQEVANEISGNAEQLEKVEKAVANKESESNVEERLSMKRKMYDNQSDGFEKKKKVPESKELKNVLK, encoded by the coding sequence ATGGAGAATTTGATTGAGAAACAACTTTTGGACGTTGCTGAGAAGCTTACAGAACTTGTGGCTGAGAACAAAGAAGCTGCCACAGCCAAAGTTGAGTCTGAAGTTGAGTCTGAAGTTGAGTCTGAAGTCCAAATCAAGTTGGAGCCTTTGGAGGAGATTGAAGTTCATTCTgtgcaggaggaggaggtaaAGCTCCAATTAGACGATGAAGCTGGCAAGTTGAATGTTGAGATATTGATCGAGAATAAGGAGATcaagactgagactgagactgagaacGAGGAAGAGAGTTTTGAATCGGCTGATGAAGCTGGCCAGTTGAATGTTAAGATATTGATCGAGATTAAGGAGATCAAGACTGAAACTGAGAACGAGGAAGAGAGTTTTGAATCGGCTGATGAAGCCTCGACATTTTTAACACCCACTAGCTCTCGTTCTCGTTCCCGTTCCCGGAGTAGCACACCGGAATCGTCTCCCATGAGACCGATCATTACTTCTCCAGTTCCTCGACGCCAGCCACCACCTAAAGTTGAGGAACTCTCTGAAACATCCGAGTCTTCGATGGAGAATGAacaagaggaggaggaaggcGATGAGACATTTGTGAAGAAGGAGCCCGATGTCGATGACTCTGAGAACAAGTTGGTCATCGATGAGAACAATGAGATAGAGAGCAAGCCGGATAGCAACAAGAAAGTCGAAGCAAAGGAAATGGCTGATGCTGCTGGGGAAATTCAAGAAGTCGCTAACGAGATCTCTGGCAATGCAGAGCAGTTGGAGAAAGTTGAGAAAGCAGTTGCCAATAAAGAATCGGAATCTAATGTTGAGGAACGACTCTCGATGAAGCGAAAGATGTATGACAACCAGTCTGATGGATtcgaaaagaagaagaaagttCCAGAGTCAAAGGAACTTAAAAATGTTCTTAAGTAA